Proteins from one Xenorhabdus griffiniae genomic window:
- the speB gene encoding agmatinase, which yields MSISSLGNQIDNSLVSNAFGFLRFPLNFQPYSSDAEWVITGIPFDMATSGRAGSRHGPAAIRQVSTNLAWESCRWPWGFSLRKRLNVVDCGDLVFNFGDAQDMSNKLQAHAEKVLASGKRMLSFGGDHFVTLPLLRAHAKHFGKMALIHFDAHTDTYANGSQFDHGTMFYHAPNEGLIDPHHSVQIGIRTEHDTNNGFTVLDAGQVNDRGVDDIVEQIKTVVGDLPIYLTFDIDCLDPAFAPGTGTPVIGGLTSDRALKIVRALQPLNIVGMDVVEVAPAYDQSEITALAAATIGLELLYLQASKKDL from the coding sequence ATGAGTATTAGCTCCTTAGGAAACCAAATTGATAACTCTTTGGTTTCAAATGCCTTCGGTTTCCTGCGTTTTCCTTTGAATTTTCAGCCCTATTCCAGTGATGCGGAATGGGTAATTACTGGCATTCCTTTTGATATGGCAACATCGGGACGTGCAGGAAGCCGCCATGGGCCAGCTGCCATCCGTCAGGTATCGACTAATCTGGCGTGGGAAAGCTGTCGTTGGCCGTGGGGCTTTAGCTTACGCAAGCGCCTGAATGTGGTGGATTGCGGGGACCTGGTATTTAATTTTGGTGATGCCCAGGATATGAGTAATAAGTTGCAGGCACATGCTGAAAAGGTGCTGGCATCGGGTAAGCGTATGCTGTCATTTGGTGGTGATCACTTTGTTACTTTGCCACTGTTACGTGCTCATGCAAAACACTTTGGCAAAATGGCGCTTATCCATTTTGATGCTCATACAGATACTTATGCCAATGGCAGTCAATTTGATCATGGTACGATGTTTTACCATGCGCCAAATGAAGGGCTGATAGATCCTCACCACTCTGTACAAATAGGTATTCGCACTGAACACGATACGAATAATGGTTTCACTGTATTAGATGCTGGTCAGGTTAATGATCGCGGTGTTGATGATATTGTTGAGCAGATTAAAACGGTGGTTGGTGACTTGCCGATTTACCTGACGTTCGATATTGATTGCCTTGATCCGGCATTTGCACCAGGTACAGGAACGCCGGTGATTGGTGGATTGACGTCAGATCGGGCATTGAAAATAGTGCGCGCTTTGCAACCATTGAATATTGTTGGAATGGATGTGGTGGAAGTGGCGCCGGCTTATGACCAATCTGAAATTACAGCATTGGCGGCCGCAACGATTGGACTGGAGTTACTGTATTTGCAAGCATCAAAGAAAGATCTTTAA